One part of the Aspergillus luchuensis IFO 4308 DNA, chromosome 5, nearly complete sequence genome encodes these proteins:
- a CDS encoding uncharacterized protein (InterPro:IPR011009) has protein sequence MQAVERSAIEMCVQMIDRLAHRSIPRLLDVFQYAERYLLVWEPFECTLHEALALSCHIAESEVAQILWPVLKCLQFLRGQSRELASLTVRDILFTEEGEIKIAGIENSRQIDQVDPFRIDAMASTFNALRSIIDKIMQKKKGSKFTWSQEMQRFKSALAKSNSARCLDNLLSHALFGQVTEERSLKLLIELVNETIFHEVQVRREGTLARARPLAKLATPFTT, from the exons ATGCAGGCTGTGGAGCGATCGGCGATAGAGATGTGTGTCCAGATGATCGATCGGCTCGCTCATCGCAGCATCCCACGCCTTCTAGATGTGTTCCAGTATGCAGAACGATATCTTCTTGTGTGGGAGCCATTTGAGTGCACTCTCCACGAGGCTTTAGCGTTGAGTTGCCACATCGCCGAAAGTGAAGTGGCCCAGATCTTGTGGCCC GTTTTAAAGTGCCTTCAGTTCTTACGCGGCCAGTCGAGGGAGCTAGCCAGCCTCACTGTTCGAGATATCTTGTTCACCGAAGAGGGTGAAATAAAGATCG CGGGTATTGAGAACAGTCGCCAAATCGACCAAGTCGACCCTTTCCGTATCGACGCAATGGCTTCTACTTTCAATGCTCTCCGGTCAATTATCGATAAAATCatgcaaaaaaagaaaggctCCAAATTCACCTGGAGCCAGGAGATGCAACGCTTTAAATCAGCGCTGGCCAAGAGCAACTCTGCGCGGTGCCTGGATAATCTATTGTCG CACGCCTTATTTGGACAAGTGACCGAGGAGAGAAGCCTGAAGTTACTGATAGAGTTGGTGAACGAAACCATTTTCCACGAAGTCCAAGTTCGGCGCGAGGGCACTCTTGCCAGGGCAAGGCCACTAGCGAAGCTTGCGACGCCGTTTACAACATAG
- a CDS encoding uncharacterized protein (COG:S;~EggNog:ENOG410Q02D;~SECRETED:SignalP(1-19)), translating to MRVSLLLSTYIAMAISTLGLPAGDTRLAQLRLYGAPSCLEENLGELGIYGSTFNQCKAFPRNDTIESVSFECSFAGCSVQIFSDGNCFSGQHNVTVAQCLSGDTEYMSYKLVCN from the exons ATGCGAGTCTCTTTACTTCTTTCTACCTACATTGCAATGGCTATCTCGACTTTGGGCCTTCCTGCTGGTGACACTCGCCTAGCCCAACTGCGATTGTATGGCGCACCCAGCTGCTTGGAGGAGAACCTGGGCGAGCTGGGTATCTACGGCTCGACCTTCAATCAATGCAAAGCCTTCCCCAGAAACGACACCATTGAGTCTGTCAGCTTTGAATGCAGTTTTGCGGGCTGTAGTG TGCAAATCTTCAGCGACGGCAACTGTTTCTCCGGTCAGCACAACGTGACGGTGGCACAATGCCTCAGTGGCGATACTGAATACATGAGCTACAAGTTAGTGTGCAACTAG